ACCTCTTTAACGGTTTCATAATATAAATCTAATTTGTTTCCTTTTATAGCACCACCCTTGTCTGCCACAACTCCATATCCGTAGCCTGGGATAAAAAGTATGGTACCAATTGGGAAAACATCTAAATCTGCAGCAACTGTTGAATATAGATCTCTTTTTACTTTTACCCCGGAATAAGTAATCCCATAGCTAGGATGATCGGGATGTTTACCAGTAGACTCAACACCTGCCGTATAACCAGTTGCTACGACTTTTCTTGTCGGATACTGAGACCAATCAATTGCTTCTTCCAATGAAACTTCTTGATTAATTGCTTCAACACTCGAAGACACCTGTGTTCTAATCGATGGTTCACTGTTCATGGCTTTAAAAGTAAGTCCTAAAAAACGGAAAGTTTCATTTTCTTCAGCTTCAGTGTGTGTATGAACTAGTTTTTCATTAAAATCCTCATTATGATTATAATACCAATTGGAGAGATCTTTAGCCTCGACACCTGAAATTGCGCTATATGTTGTTGTTAATGCTCCCAGAAATAATAATGTCATGATTAGTCTTCTACTAACTCTCTTTATACTGATCATATGTTTCTTAAACACTCCTCTCACAAATCTATTCGTTCCCAGATTGTGAGAAAAGTATTCAAAATGGAGAAAAGTAAATTTTACCAGATCTGTTTTTTATTGATTTCTAAAAGCGAAAAAAGCCTGACATTCCGTTGTCAGACTTTTTGGTAGAAAATATATTAAAACATCTGATATCCGCTTTTACGAAGCATTTTAATAATAACCCCTGAGAGAATCGCACCGATCAGTCCGCAGGATAAAATTAATAAATCTGCTAAAGCTAATGACATCATTTTATCCCCTAATTGTGCAAACGAATCACTAGGGCTTCTAAAATACTCTATAAATTTGACGTTATCAACTATGAAAATGCATACAATTGGATACACAATAGCCATAATCCAAGACATGCGTAAAAGCATATTCAATAAAAACCCAATACCAAAAAATAATACTAAAAATAATAACATGGATATTAATAAAACCGGTAAGCTCAACATGCCTATCACCTCCATTACACCACTATTAAGTGTACTGAACTAACGATAGACAGTCAATGATTTGTCAGTGAACGTTTTATGACTTCTTCCCAGTGCCATCACAGTTATTACATGTTTCAGAGCCACCTAGTATTAGTTGAAAATACCCTTTCCCAGAACAATATGGGCATTCCTTTGTTTCAACCTTTGTTGTGTTCATTTCTGTCTCCCCTTTAGGATAGTAGTGGTTTTTAATAATATACCAATTATTCTGACAATTATAAAGGGAGAAAATCTCACAAAAAGGTTTGTGTAAGCGAATACATTTAAGCTTTTCTTTAAAATCCTCTCTTTATCATAGTATTGTGAATATTATA
This Metabacillus endolithicus DNA region includes the following protein-coding sequences:
- a CDS encoding YuiA family protein, producing MNTTKVETKECPYCSGKGYFQLILGGSETCNNCDGTGKKS
- a CDS encoding YuiB family protein yields the protein MLSLPVLLISMLLFLVLFFGIGFLLNMLLRMSWIMAIVYPIVCIFIVDNVKFIEYFRSPSDSFAQLGDKMMSLALADLLILSCGLIGAILSGVIIKMLRKSGYQMF
- a CDS encoding 3D domain-containing protein; this encodes MISIKRVSRRLIMTLLFLGALTTTYSAISGVEAKDLSNWYYNHNEDFNEKLVHTHTEAEENETFRFLGLTFKAMNSEPSIRTQVSSSVEAINQEVSLEEAIDWSQYPTRKVVATGYTAGVESTGKHPDHPSYGITYSGVKVKRDLYSTVAADLDVFPIGTILFIPGYGYGVVADKGGAIKGNKLDLYYETVKEVYNNWGKKQIEVYVVQMGDGTLTEEQLKNLNEDESMQVFRQKYIKNKTKS